The Streptomyces pratensis genomic interval TGCCAGGTGCTGAGCGACGAGAACCCGCCGGAGGTCGTCGAGAACCGGCTGTTCCTCGTCGAGCTCACCGCCCGCACCCTGCACCAGGGCATGAAGCTGCTCGGCATCAGGACGCCCGAGCGCCTCTGACCCGGCCGCCGGCGCAGGGCCGGACAGGCGGACAGCACGGATCGCCCGTGCGGGACACGGTCCCGCACGGGCGATTCCGCTTTCCTCGCTCTCCCGCGCCGGGCGCGGCTGCCGCTCAGTCGAACGCCGCGGCGAACATGCCGGCCTCGTAGGAGCCTCCCCGCTGGTGCACGATCACGGCGAGCCGGTTGGCGGCGTTGATCACGGCGACGAGGCAGATCAGCGCGGCCGTCTGGTCGTCGTCGTAGTGCTCGCGCACCAGGGACCAGGTCTCGTCGGAGACCCCGTCGTGGGCGTCGGCGAGCCGGGTGCCCTCCTCGGCGAGTGCCAGCGCGGCCCGCTCCGCCTCGGTGAACACGGTGGACTCACGCCAGGCGGCGACCAGATGGAGCCGGACCGCCGTCTCACCCGCGGCCGCCGCCTCCTTGACGTGCATGTCGATGCAGTGCCCGCAGCCGTTGATCTGGCTGGCACGCAACGACACCAGCTCCTGCGTGGCCTTCGGCAACGGGGACTGCTGGATCAGCAGGCCGGCGCCGGCGAACCTCTTGGCGAACCTGGCGGCGAGCTCGTTCTCGAACAGGTCGAACCGTGCGTCCATGACATCGTCCTCACTCGTGGTGTTGCTGCTGCACCGGACGAACACGAGATGCCGGCCGCCCGCTCCCTGTGACACGACGGGCCGTGTGACGTGCGCCACCGCCCACGGGTGTCACAGAGCGGCGGCGGCCGGCGTCCTGTGCGCACGGCACCTTCGACATACGAGCAGGCAGGAGCAGCCGGTGAAGAGCGAGCACACGCACACCGACGAGCCCGACGACACCGATGACACCGCCGGAGAGCTCACCGGCGAGGGACGCCCGGACCCCGCCACCGAGACGTTCGTCGCCCACCGCAACCTGCTGTTCACCGTCGCCTACGAGATGCTCGGCTCGGCCGCCGACGCCGAGGACGTCCTGCAGGAGACCTGGCTGCGGTGGGCCGGAGTCGATCTGGGCACGGTCCGTGACCGGCGTGCGTACCTGGTGCGGATCACCACGCGCCAGGCGCTGAGCCGGCTGCGCACCCTCGGCCGCCGCAAGGAGTCCTACGTCGGCACGTGGCTGCCCGAGCCGTTGCTCACCGCGCCCGACGTGGCCGAGGACGTCGAGCTGGCCGACAGCGTCTCGATGGCGATGCTGCTGGTGATGGAGACGCTCACCCCGAGCGAGCGGGCGGTGTTCGTGCTGCGCGAGGTGTTCGACCTCGAGTACGAGGAGATCGCCGACGCGGTCGGCAAGAGCCAGGCCGCCGTCCGCCAGATCGCGCACCGGGCGCGGGCACACGTCGCGGCGCGCAGGCCGCGCGGGACCGTCTCCCCGAACGAGACCCGGGAGGCACTCGACGCGTTCGGACGGGCGGTCGAGACCGGCGACCTCCAAGGCCTGCTCGACATCCTCGCGCCGGACGCCGTCCTCCTCGGGGACGGCGGCGGAGTCAAGCAGGCCGTCCCCAGGCCGATCGTGGGGGCCGACAAGGTGGCCCGGCTGCTGATCGGCGGACTGGGCAGGGTCACCGCGCTGTCGATGCGGCCGGCCGAGGTCAACGCCGGGCCCGCGCTGATCATCCGGCTCGACGGCGAGATCGACACGGTCGTGGCGGTGCGCATCGACCACGGCCTCATCACCGGGCTCTACGCCGTGCGCAACCCCGAGAAGCTGTCGTACATGCGGGGGGTGACCGCGCTGCGCCGCTGAGCGCGGGGCCTGGCGGGGCCGCGCGTGCGGCACTGCTTGCCTCGGCCGTCGAGAACCGGCTGTTCCTCGTCGAACTCACCGCCCGCGCCCTGAAAGCACGGAATGGGGCATCGGGGCATCGGTACACCGTGCTTCTTGCCCCTTCGGGCACGGACGACAGCCCCGCAGCACCCCTCTTCGACGGGATGCGGGGCCGTCCTCCGTGTGCCCGCGACGTGCGGGCGCCGACCGCCGTGGAATTCGTCAGCAGAGAGCTGTTTTCAGCCAACCGGGGCGCCGATGAGGCTGTCCTGTCCGGCAGTTGATCAATAGCCTGGTCCGGCAGATCACCTGCTGATCCAAGGGAGTCCCATGTCCACCGCGCCCAGCGTGCCCGACATCCTTTCGCCCGAGTTCGCTGCGGACCCCTATGCGGCCTACCGTGCGATGCGCGAAACCGCGCCCCTCTTCTGGCACGAAGCCACACAGAGTTACGTCGTCTCGCGTTACGAGGACGTCGAGCGCGTCTTCAAGGACAAGAGCGGCGAGTTCACCACCGACAACTACGACTGGCAGATCGAACCCGTGCACGGGAAGACGATCCTCCAGCTCAGCGGCCGTGACCATGCCGTGCGCCGCGCCCTCGTCGCGCCTGCCTTCCGCGGCAGCGACCTGCGGGAGAAGTTCCTGCCGGTCATCGAGCGCAACTCTCGGGAGCTCGTCGACACCTTCCGTCACACCGGCTCCGCCGACCTGGTCACCGACTACGCCACCCGCTTCCCGGTCAACGTGATCGCCGACATGCTGGGCCTCGACAAGGCCGACCACACCCGCTTCCACCGCTGGTACACAGCCGTCATCGCCTTCCTCGGCAATCTTTCGGGCGACCCCGCGGTGGCCTCGGCAGGTGAACGGACCCGCGTCGAGTTCGCCGAGTACATGCTGCCGATCATCCGTGCGCGCCGTCAGAACCCGGGCGACGACCTGCTGTCCACCCTGTGCGCCGCCGAGGTCGACGGCGTGCGGATGAGCGACGAGGACATCAAGGCGTTCTGCAGCCTGCTGCTCGCCGCGGGCGGCGAGACCACCGACAAGGCCATCGCCGGCATCTTCACGAACCTGCTGCTCCACCCCGACCAGCTCGCCGCCGTCCGCGCGGACCGTGGGCTGATCCCGCAGGCCTTCGCCGAGACCCTGCGCTACACCCCGCCCGTCCACATGATCATGCGGCAGTCCGCGACCGAGGTGTCACTCAGCAGCGGTACCGTACCCCCGGGTGCCACCGTCACCTGCCTGATCGGCGCCGCCAACCGGGACGAGAACCGCTACCGCGACCCCGACCGGTTCGACATCTTCCGTGACGACCTCACCGCCACGACCGCCTTCTCCGCCGCGGCCGACCACCTGGCCTTCGCGCTCGGCCGCCACTTCTGCGTCGGCGCCCTGCTCGCCAAGTCCGAGGTCGAGACCGGTGTCAACCACCTGCTCGACGCCATGCCCGACATGCGCCTCGCCGACGGCTTCGACCCCGTCGAGGAGGGTGTCTTCACCCGCGGGCCGCAGTCGGTGCCGGTGCGGTTCACCCCCGTGACCGCCTGACCGGACGGCACGCCGAGGCGGTGGGCCCCCACCGGGGGCCCACGTGCCGGCCTACTGAACCACGGGCGTGAACCGCACCGGTAGCGCCGTCAGCCCTCGCATCCAGATCGACGGACGCCAGGCCAGCTCCTCCGGATCCACCGCCAGCACCAGGTCCGGCAGCCGCTCCAGCAGCGTCTCCACCGCTGTCCGCGCCATCACGTCCGCCAGCAACGGGGCCGGATAGGGGCAGCGGTGCTCGCCGTTGCTGAACGACAGGTGGGCGGCGTTCTCCGCGCCCACGTGTGCCTCCGGCCAGATCTGCGGATCGGTGTTGGCTCCGGCCAGCCCCAGCACCAGGCAGTCACCGGCCCGGATCTGCCGCCCGCCGAGCTGGGTGTCACGCACGGCCCAGCGCCCGATGAAGTTCTGCGTCGGCGTGTCCAGCCACAGCGTCTCGTTGAGCGCCTCACCCACGCTGAGCCGGCCGCCCGACACGTTCAGGGCGAACCGCTCGTCCGTCAGCAGCAGCCGCAGCGTGTTGCAGATCCAGTTCGCCGTCGGTTGCTGTGCCGCGGCGATCACCGAGGTCAGATCCTGGACGACCTCCTCGTCCGTCAGCCCCGCCGGATGCAGCAGCATGTGTGAGGTGACGTCCGGACCGGGGCTGTCCCGCTTGTCCTTCACCAGCTGCCGCAGTCGCTCGCCCACGCGCGCGTACGCCGCCACCGGGTCGTCGCCCTCCGCCGCGTCCAGCGAGATCCGCAGGTCGTCGACCAGTTGCCGGGTGTCCTCGCCCGAGGTCGGCATCCCGCACATCTGCACCACGGCCCGCATCGGCAGGGCGTGCGCGAAGCCCGACATCAGCTCCGCCGTGCCGCTGCCCGCGAAGTCGGCGATGAGCAGGTCGGCTATCTGCTGGCAGTCACGGGCCAGTTCGAACTGGTCGACCTCCTCCAGCGCCTGAGTGATCACCCCGGCGCGCCGCCGGTGCTCGTCGCCCTCGGTGAACAGCACCGACGGCTGGTACCCGACGAACGGCATCAGCGGCCAGTCCGGCGGGATGTTCGGCCACTGGTGCCAACGCCTTGAATCCCGGGCGAACAGCTCGTCGTTGTCGGTCACGTACATGACCTCTGAATACCCGAGCACCAGCCAGGCCGGGACGTCACCGTCGAGCAGCACCGGCGCGACCGCGCCGTGCTCCCGGCGCAGCGCGCGGTACAGCTGCGACGGGGTCTGCTGGTACTCGAGCCCTCCCAGGCGCAACGCGTCCGAGGCGTGAGCGGGGCAGCCCGGCGGAGCCGGGTACGCGGAAGAGGAACCAGGGTCGGTCACGGTGTCGCCTCCTGGGCCATGGCCAGTTCGTAGAGGTGGTCCACGAGGGTGATCAGCACGTTCTTTCCGGACTCCCTGACCCGCGCGTCGCAGTCGACCATCGGCACGCGCTCGGGCAGTGCGAGCGCCTGCCGGATCTCATCCAGGGAGTGCCGGACGCCGTCGTCGTCGAAGCGGTTGACGGCCACCACGAACGGCGTCCGGTGATGCTCCAGCCGGTCTATCGCGTACCAGGAGTCGTCCATGCGGCGCGTGTCCACGAGTACCACCGCGCCCAGCGTGCCCGAGAAGAGCCTGTCCCACAGGAACCAGAAACGTTCCTGGCCCGGTGCGCCGAACATGTACAGCACCATGCGTTCGTTGAGACTGATCCGCCCGAAGTCGAACGCCACCGTCGTGGTCGTCTTCGTCGCCACGTCACCGGTCTCGTCGACGCCGACTCCTGCCTGCGTCATGACCTCCTCGGTGTTCAGCGGCCGGATCTCGCTCACCGAGCGGACCAGGGTCGTCTTGCCGACACCGAATCCGCCGACGACGACGATCTTCAGGCCGGTCTCCGCCGCGTCGGCCAGAGGCGTGCGGTGGGAGGGCAGGTCAGAGATTGCGGAGCCCATGGAGCACCTCCTTGAGAAGATCGGAATCGGGGAGCGAGGCGGCCGACCGTGCGGGCGGCGGATGGCGGGCGGTGATACGGCCCGTGTCGAGCAGGTCGCCGAGCAGGATCCTCACCACCGTGATCGGCAGTTTCAGTTCCGCGGCGATCTCGACCACGGCCGTCGGGTGCGCGCACAGCTCCAGCGTCCGGGCGTGCTCCGACTGCATTCCGGGCGTGGGCCGGCACTCGCTGACGACGAGGGTGACCAGGTCGAAGAAGTCGTCGGCACGGCTCCGCCCGCCCGTGACCGTGTAGAGCCTGTCGGGATTCCCGGTGTCCACGGGCTTGCGGGTCACGACGCCGGACTTTCCCGCACGAACGATCGGGGCTCGGCTCGCAGGTGCTCGCCGATCTGCTCGACGAGCTCGGTCATCTGGTGTCCCACCACGCCCGGGTCGGCGTCCTCATCCGCGATGACCGCGAGATGCGCCCCTTCGCCGGCTCCCACGATGAACAGCAGGCCTCCGTGGAACTCGGTCATGGAGTGCCGGACCCCGCCGGTGCCGTCCCCGAACTCCATGGAAGCGCCCTGGGCGAGTGCCTGGATGCCGGAGCAGATCGCTGCGAGCTGGTCGGCCCGGTCGAGCGTCAGGTGCCCGGTCCAGCACAGCTTGAGGCCGTCCCTCGACAGGACCAGGGCGTGCCGGGTGCCGGGTGTGCGCTCCACAAGGCTCTGCAGGAGCCAGGTGAGGGTGTTGTCGGTGGTCTGCATGCTGGGTGACGGGACGGTGGTGCCCGGCTGACCGGTCACCGGCCCGTTCCTCCAATCTCACGAACTCGAGCGGGGAAGTGTGCGCCCGGGGCCCCGGGCGCACCACGGGGAGCGCGTCGGTTACGGGGCGGCGGGCGGTTCGGACCCGGGCCGGGCACCGGGGCCGGTGGTGCCGCTTCCGGACCGGCGTCCGCGGTGGAAGGCGCCGAACCGCGAGCCCGCGTCCCGTTCCTGGTGTTGCTGCGGCTGGCGGATCTCCGCCGCCTCGGACGCCAGCCGGCGCTGCTCGCGCTCCTGCTCCGCCTCGGCCATGGTGCGGCCGGGAGGACGGACGGGCAGTCCGTTCGGCGTGGAGCGGGCGGGCTGCCGGTCCCGCCCCGGTTCGGGCAGCTCCGGCCGGGCGGCGGGACGCTCCGCGAGGGCGGGGTACGGGACGACGCCGGTCGCCGGAACCGGGGCGGAGGGAGCCGCCGGGGCCGGGGGCGCGGCCGGAGCGGGAGGCGCGGCGGGGGCGGGACCGGGGGTGGCCACGGCCGCGGCGGCCGGACGGCGGGATACCTCGCGCGGTGCCGGGTCACGCTGCTGAGCGAGCAGCTGCGGGGGCAGCAGGACGACGACGCCGGTACCACCGTGTGAAGAGGGGCGGTAGTTGACGCTGATGCCGTGCTTCACCGCGAGTCGACCGACCACGGTGAGGCCGAGCCGGGTGCCCTGCAGCGACGCGAGGTCGGTCATGCGGCCGGCCACGGCCTCCTCGGCGCGGCGCATCGCCGCACCGGCCATCTTCAGACCGCTGTCCTCGATGGTGACGACGATGCCTGCGCTGCGCTGGTCCACGTAGACGTTCACCACGTCGATGGGCGGGGAGAAGTTCGCCGCGTTGTCCATGAGTTCGGCGAGCAGGTGCATGACGCCTTCGGCGGCGAAGCCGGCGATGGCGGCGTTGGTGGAGCAGTGCAGTCGCACCCGCTGGTAGGCGGCGATCCGGCCGACGGCGCCGCGCAGGATGCTCTCCATCACGATCGGCTTGTTCCAGGCGCGGCTGGACCGGCCGCCCATGAGCAGCGCCAGGCGGTCGGTCATCAGGCCGAGCTGGGAGGTGCTGTGGTCCAGCTTCAGCAGGTCGCCGAAGACCTCCTCGCCGTGGCGTTCCTGCATCTCCCGCAGGTCGGCGAGCATGCTGACGGATTTGGCCTGGACGCGGCCCAGCGCCTTGGCCGAGGCGGCCTGCGCGGCGGCGGCCCGCCGTTCGCTGCGGGCGAGTTCGCGGACGAACGATTCGGCCGGGATGCGGATCAGGGGCAGCGGCGGCAGGTCGATTCCGGCGAGCACCGTGGCGGCGGACCGGCCCTCGCGCAGTTGGGCGACCGCGGCGGGCAGCGTCTCCTGCACGAGCCGCTCCAGCTCGGCCGTCATCCGGTCCAGCTCGTGCTGGACCTGCCGGCGCGCGCTGTCCAGGGCGACCGCGTGCTGCGCGCCCTCCTCGATGGCGGTGGCGAAGATGTACGCGACCCTGCGCAGCTGCGGGTCGGACGGAACCAGGGCGCTGTCCAGCGCGACGGCGGCGCTCGTGCCGTCCTGCAGCCGCTTGGCCACGGCCGGCAGCGTCACGTTGACCAGGTGCGCGCTCTCCGCCGACAGCCGTGCCGCCTGCGCTTTGAGGCCGCTGTTCTCCATGTTCTGCGCGGCGACCGTGCGCCCGGCCCGATGAACGAGCCGACGGCCGGCAAGGACCGCGACCGCCACGCACACCCAGGCGGCCGCGGTCACGGTCAGCGTCCAGGTACGGGCTCCGGACGGCGCCAGGACGACAGCCACGCCGGCGGCGGCTGCACTCACCGCCAGCGCGGTCAAGGAGACGGCCGGCGAGATGTTCGGCACCTTCGGCGATCGGTGCTGACTGGGCGGTGCAGGCACTGGCATTCCGCGGTCCCTCGGTCAGTAAAAAACATGAGAAACGGGACGGCCGACACACGGCGGCCGCAGGTCGTGAAGGCTGTCGCCGAAAGGGGACGGTGATCTTCCGACCGAGTACGGCTCATGCTAGCCATCCAACTGGGCCGGAAAATATGACTAACTGCCCAGTACTCCGATGACTCAAGTTTGACGCGAATACTGCGCACAGGGAATTCGCCGTGGTAGGTGCTGCACCATTCAACCCGGCCAACACGGACACCTGC includes:
- a CDS encoding carboxymuconolactone decarboxylase family protein, with protein sequence MDARFDLFENELAARFAKRFAGAGLLIQQSPLPKATQELVSLRASQINGCGHCIDMHVKEAAAAGETAVRLHLVAAWRESTVFTEAERAALALAEEGTRLADAHDGVSDETWSLVREHYDDDQTAALICLVAVINAANRLAVIVHQRGGSYEAGMFAAAFD
- a CDS encoding RNA polymerase sigma-70 factor, with protein sequence MKSEHTHTDEPDDTDDTAGELTGEGRPDPATETFVAHRNLLFTVAYEMLGSAADAEDVLQETWLRWAGVDLGTVRDRRAYLVRITTRQALSRLRTLGRRKESYVGTWLPEPLLTAPDVAEDVELADSVSMAMLLVMETLTPSERAVFVLREVFDLEYEEIADAVGKSQAAVRQIAHRARAHVAARRPRGTVSPNETREALDAFGRAVETGDLQGLLDILAPDAVLLGDGGGVKQAVPRPIVGADKVARLLIGGLGRVTALSMRPAEVNAGPALIIRLDGEIDTVVAVRIDHGLITGLYAVRNPEKLSYMRGVTALRR
- a CDS encoding cytochrome P450, with the translated sequence MSTAPSVPDILSPEFAADPYAAYRAMRETAPLFWHEATQSYVVSRYEDVERVFKDKSGEFTTDNYDWQIEPVHGKTILQLSGRDHAVRRALVAPAFRGSDLREKFLPVIERNSRELVDTFRHTGSADLVTDYATRFPVNVIADMLGLDKADHTRFHRWYTAVIAFLGNLSGDPAVASAGERTRVEFAEYMLPIIRARRQNPGDDLLSTLCAAEVDGVRMSDEDIKAFCSLLLAAGGETTDKAIAGIFTNLLLHPDQLAAVRADRGLIPQAFAETLRYTPPVHMIMRQSATEVSLSSGTVPPGATVTCLIGAANRDENRYRDPDRFDIFRDDLTATTAFSAAADHLAFALGRHFCVGALLAKSEVETGVNHLLDAMPDMRLADGFDPVEEGVFTRGPQSVPVRFTPVTA
- a CDS encoding cytochrome P450; translation: MTDPGSSSAYPAPPGCPAHASDALRLGGLEYQQTPSQLYRALRREHGAVAPVLLDGDVPAWLVLGYSEVMYVTDNDELFARDSRRWHQWPNIPPDWPLMPFVGYQPSVLFTEGDEHRRRAGVITQALEEVDQFELARDCQQIADLLIADFAGSGTAELMSGFAHALPMRAVVQMCGMPTSGEDTRQLVDDLRISLDAAEGDDPVAAYARVGERLRQLVKDKRDSPGPDVTSHMLLHPAGLTDEEVVQDLTSVIAAAQQPTANWICNTLRLLLTDERFALNVSGGRLSVGEALNETLWLDTPTQNFIGRWAVRDTQLGGRQIRAGDCLVLGLAGANTDPQIWPEAHVGAENAAHLSFSNGEHRCPYPAPLLADVMARTAVETLLERLPDLVLAVDPEELAWRPSIWMRGLTALPVRFTPVVQ
- a CDS encoding GTP-binding protein; translated protein: MGSAISDLPSHRTPLADAAETGLKIVVVGGFGVGKTTLVRSVSEIRPLNTEEVMTQAGVGVDETGDVATKTTTTVAFDFGRISLNERMVLYMFGAPGQERFWFLWDRLFSGTLGAVVLVDTRRMDDSWYAIDRLEHHRTPFVVAVNRFDDDGVRHSLDEIRQALALPERVPMVDCDARVRESGKNVLITLVDHLYELAMAQEATP
- a CDS encoding DUF742 domain-containing protein; translation: MTRKPVDTGNPDRLYTVTGGRSRADDFFDLVTLVVSECRPTPGMQSEHARTLELCAHPTAVVEIAAELKLPITVVRILLGDLLDTGRITARHPPPARSAASLPDSDLLKEVLHGLRNL
- a CDS encoding roadblock/LC7 domain-containing protein; the protein is MTGQPGTTVPSPSMQTTDNTLTWLLQSLVERTPGTRHALVLSRDGLKLCWTGHLTLDRADQLAAICSGIQALAQGASMEFGDGTGGVRHSMTEFHGGLLFIVGAGEGAHLAVIADEDADPGVVGHQMTELVEQIGEHLRAEPRSFVRESPAS
- a CDS encoding sensor histidine kinase, with the protein product MPVPAPPSQHRSPKVPNISPAVSLTALAVSAAAAGVAVVLAPSGARTWTLTVTAAAWVCVAVAVLAGRRLVHRAGRTVAAQNMENSGLKAQAARLSAESAHLVNVTLPAVAKRLQDGTSAAVALDSALVPSDPQLRRVAYIFATAIEEGAQHAVALDSARRQVQHELDRMTAELERLVQETLPAAVAQLREGRSAATVLAGIDLPPLPLIRIPAESFVRELARSERRAAAAQAASAKALGRVQAKSVSMLADLREMQERHGEEVFGDLLKLDHSTSQLGLMTDRLALLMGGRSSRAWNKPIVMESILRGAVGRIAAYQRVRLHCSTNAAIAGFAAEGVMHLLAELMDNAANFSPPIDVVNVYVDQRSAGIVVTIEDSGLKMAGAAMRRAEEAVAGRMTDLASLQGTRLGLTVVGRLAVKHGISVNYRPSSHGGTGVVVLLPPQLLAQQRDPAPREVSRRPAAAAVATPGPAPAAPPAPAAPPAPAAPSAPVPATGVVPYPALAERPAARPELPEPGRDRQPARSTPNGLPVRPPGRTMAEAEQEREQRRLASEAAEIRQPQQHQERDAGSRFGAFHRGRRSGSGTTGPGARPGSEPPAAP